From Vigna unguiculata cultivar IT97K-499-35 chromosome 5, ASM411807v1, whole genome shotgun sequence, the proteins below share one genomic window:
- the LOC114184196 gene encoding aspartic proteinase PCS1, with protein sequence MRPCLSLLILLILRTSLSMCEAKTLTLPLKSQVIPSGYLPRPPNKLRFNHNVSLTISITVGTPPQNVSMVIDTGSELSWLHCNNHTNTNRLMPDPFFNPNASSTYSPIPCSSSTCTIRTRDFPIPASCDSNNLCHATLSYADASSSEGNLASDTLGFGSSVNRGVIFGCMNSSYTTNSESDSNTTGLMGMNLGSLSLVSQLKTPKFSYCISGSDFSGILLLGESNFSWGGSLNYTSLVQVSTPLPYFDRSAYTVRFKGIKVSDKLLNISDNLFVPDHTGAGQTMFDLGTQFTFLLGPVYNALRDEFLNKTNGTLRVLDDPNFAFQIAMDLCYRVPMNRSELPELPSVSLVFEGAEMRVSGDQLLYRVPGLVRGNDSVYCFTFGNSDLLGVEAFIIGHHQQQNMWMEFDLVKQRVGLAHAQCDLVGQKLLGLGLLH encoded by the coding sequence ATGAGACCATGTTTGAGCCTTCTCATTCTTTTAATCCTACGAACATCCCTTAGCATGTGTGAGGCCAAGACTCTAACTTTGCCACTAAAATCACAAGTGATTCCATCTGGGTATCTCCCAAGACCACCCAACAAGCTACGATTCAATCACAACGTTAGCCTCACAATCTCCATCACTGTTGGCACACCCCCACAGAACGTCTCCATGGTCATTGACACAGGAAGCGAACTCTCATGGCTCCACTGCAACAACCACACAAACACAAACCGACTCATGCCCGACCCGTTTTTCAACCCGAATGCCTCCTCCACCTACTCGCCAATCCCGTGCTCTTCGTCAACCTGCACGATTCGGACCCGAGATTTTCCCATACCCGCTTCCTGCGACTCGAACAACCTCTGCCACGCCACTCTCTCCTACGCCGATGCTTCCTCTTCGGAAGGGAACCTCGCTTCGGACACACTAGGCTTCGGATCCTCCGTTAACCGGGGAGTTATATTCGGGTGTATGAACTCCTCCTACACCACTAACTCCGAATCCGACTCCAACACAACCGGGTTAATGGGTATGAACCTCGGGTCGCTCTCCTTGGTTTCTCAATTAAAAACTCCCAAATTCTCGTATTGCATTTCAGGTTCTGATTTTTCGGGCATTTTACTTCTCGGGGAGTCCAATTTCTCGTGGGGCGGGTCGTTGAATTATACCTCCTTGGTTCAAGTATCCACTCCTTTACCTTATTTCGACAGGTCTGCGTACACGGTTCGGTTCAAAGGAATTAAGGTTTCggataaattattaaacatatCGGATAACCTTTTTGTTCCAGATCACACCGGAGCGGGTCAAACTATGTTTGATTTGGGTACCCAATTTACATTCTTACTTGGCCCGGTTTATAATGCATTAAGAGATGAGTTCTTGAACAAAACAAATGGTACATTGAGGGTGTTGGACGATCCGAATTTTGCATTTCAGATAGCAATGGATCTCTGTTACAGGGTGCCCATGAACCGGTCCGAATTACCGGAGTTACCAAGTGTGAGTTTGGTTTTTGAAGGGGCCGAGATGCGGGTTTCGGGTGACCAACTTTTATATCGGGTACCGGGTTTGGTTCGGGGTAATGATTCGGTTTATTGCTTCACCTTTGGGAATTCGGATCTACTCGGGGTTGAGGCATTTATAATTGGTCATCACCAACAACAGAATATGTGGATGGAGTTTGATCTTGTGAAACAAAGGGTTGGGCTGGCTCATGCACAATGCGATTTGGTGGGGCAAAAGTTACTGGGCTTGGGCTTGCTTCATTAG